A single genomic interval of Mesoplodon densirostris isolate mMesDen1 chromosome 8, mMesDen1 primary haplotype, whole genome shotgun sequence harbors:
- the LOC132494712 gene encoding FMR1-interacting protein NUFIP2-like, translating to MLEADSCHRLRPTEERRGKSVEGRTARPSRVAGDPPRRHLASRPAGAPPPLARGRPSPRRRPGCVTRWRPRGPGRVPGVRGGGGWGGGGKRPRGERPASGPACWRPRFPLPGAAGGAGGRGGEPASKRGRGRRRPRAAAASAPGAGGLGRGGGRDTFWVEAVPEDREPRLLPGYGELNGNAGEREISLKSLGSDEATNPISRVLNGNQQVVDTNLKQTVKSSTFGKAGIKTRHFIQKNSMDKKNGKSYENKSGENQSVDKTDTVAIPNGVVTNNSGYIANGYMGKGADNDGSGSESGYTTPKKRKARRNSAKGCENLNLVQDKIMQQETNVPTLKQGLETFKPDYSEQKGNRVDGSKPIWKYETGPGGTSRGKPAVGDMLRKSSDIKPSVSSKKFDDRPKGKHTSAVASKEDSWTLFKPPPVFPVDNSSAKIVPKISYASKVKENLNKTVQNSSMSPSSSSSSSSSTGETQTQSSSQLSQVPMSALKSVTSASFSNGPVLAGTDASVYSPGGQPLLTTAANTLTPISSGTDSVLQDMSLTSAAVEQIKSSLFIYPSNMQTVLLSTAQVDLPSQTDQQNLGDIFQNQWGLSFINEPSAGPETVIGKSSDHKVMEVTFQGEYPATLVSQGAEIIPSGTEHPVFPKAYELEKRTSPQVLGSILKSGTTSESGALSLEPSHIGDLQKADTSSQGALVFLSKDYEIENQNPLASPTNTLLGSAKEQRYQRGLERNDSWGSFDLRAAIVYHTKEMESVWNLQKQDPKRIITYNEAMDSPDQ from the exons ATGTTGGAAGCCGATTCCTGTCACCGACTCCGGCCCACTGAAGAGCGGAGGGGGAAGAGTGTCGAGGGGCGCACGGCTCGGCCGAGCCGGGTGGCTGGGGATCCCCCCCGGCGTCACCTCGCTTCCCGCCCTGCGGGGGCGCCGCCGCCCCTGGCCCGCGGCCGCCCCTCCCCCCGTCGCCGGCCGGGTTGTGTAACCCGGTGGCGGCCGCGCGGCCCCGGGCGGGTCCCTGGGGTGAGGGGCGGGGgcggttggggtgggggagggaagcggCCACGAGGGGAGCGGCCTGCGTCGGGCCCCGCGTGCTGGCGGCCGCGTTTCCCGCTCCCGGGTGCGGCGGGAGGCGCGGGCGGTCGGGGCGGGGAGCCGGCCTCGAAGCGGGGCCGAGGGAGAAGGAGGCCGCGGGCGGCGGCCGCGAGCGCTCCTGGGGCAGGAGGGCTTGGACGGGGGGGCGGGAGGGATACATTTTGGGTAGAGGCGGTGCCTGAAGACCGG GAACCTCGTCTCCTGCCAGGCTATGGTGAACTAAATGGTAAtgctggagaaagagaaatatctttAAAGAGCCTGGGTTCTGATGAAGCCACCAACCCTATTTCCAGGGTCCTCAATGGCAACCAACAAGTTGTAGACACTAATCTGAAGCAGACTGTAAAGTCCAGCACCTTTGGGAAAGCAGGAATTAAAACCAGGCATTTCATTCAGAAAAACAGTATGGACAAAAAGAATGGGAAGTCTTATGAAAATAAATCTGGAGAGAACCAATCTGTAGACAAGACTGATACCGTAGCAATTCCAAATGGTGTTGTAACAAATAATTCTGGCTATATTGCTAATGGTTATATGGGCAAAGGAGCAGATAATGATGGTAGTGGATCTGAGAGCGGATATACCACTCCTAAAAAAAGGAAAGCTAGGCGCAATAGTGCCAAGGGTTGTGAAAACCTTAATTTAGTGCAGGACAAAATAATGCAACAAGAGACCAATGTCCCAACCTTAAAACAGGGACTTGAAACTTTCAAGCCTGACTACAGTGAACAAAAGGGAAATCGAGTAGATGGTTCAAAGCCCATTTGGAAGTATGAAACTGGGCCTGGAGGAACAAGTCGAGGAAAACCTGCTGTGGGTGATATGCTGAGGAAAAGCTCTGATATCAAGCCTAGTGTGAGCAGCAAAAAGTTTGATGATCGGCCCAAAGGAAAGCATACTTCTGCTGTTGCCTCCAAAGAGGACTCGTGGACCCTATTTAAACCACCCCCAGTTTTTCCAGTGGACAATAGCAGTGCTAAAATAGTTCCTAAAATAAGTTATGCAAGCAAAGTTAAGGAAAACCTCAACAAAACTGTACAGAACTCTTCCATGTCACCATCTTCATCTTCATCCTCTTCGTCATCTACTGGGGAAACTCAGACCCAATCTTCAAGTCAATTATCCCAGGTCCCTATGTCAGCGCTGAAATCTGTTACTTCGGCCAGCTTCTCTAATGGGCCAGTTTTAGCAGGGACTGATGCAAGTGTGTATTCTCCTGGGGGTCAGCCACTGCTAACTACTGCTGCTAATACGCTAACACCCATCTCTTCTGGGACTGATTCAGTTCTCCAAGACATGAGTCTGACTTCAGCAGCTGTTGAACAAATTAAGTCCAGCCTTTTTATCTACCCTTCAAATATGCAAACTGTGCTGTTGAGCACAGCACAAGTGGATCTACCCTCTCAGACAGATCAGCAAAACCTGGGGGATATCTTCCAGAATCAGTGGGGTTTATCATTTATCAATGAGCCCAGTGCTGGCCCTGAGACTGTTATTGGGAAATCATCAGATCATAAAGTGATGGAGGTGACATTTCAAGGGGAATATCCTGCCACTTTGGTTTCACAGGGTGCTGAAATAATCCCCTCAGGAACTGAGCATCCTGTGTTTCCCAAGGCTTATGAGCTGGAAAAACGGACTAGTCCTCAAGTTCTGGGTAGCATTCTAAAATCTGGGACTACTAGTGAGAGTGGAGCCTTATCCTTGGAACCCAGTCATATAGGTGACCTGCAAAAAGCAGACACCAGTAGTCAAGGTGCTTTAGTGTTTCTCTCAAAGGACTATGAGATAGAAAATCAAAATCCTCTGGCGTCTCCTACGAACACTTTGTTAGGCTCCGCCAAAGAACAGAGATACCAGAGAGGCCTAGAAAGGAATGATAGCTGGGGTTCTTTTGACCTGAGGGCTGCTATTGTATATCACACTAAAGAAATGGAATCTGTTTGGAATTTGCAGAAGCAAGATCCCAAAAGGATAATCACTTACAATGAAGCCATGGATAGTCCAGATCAATGA